The window ATGCGCTTTTTTTTCCTTCTTCCAGCTTTTTTTTAGCGGCGCCTTTTAATTTTTCTATATTGGCAAATATTCCGTCCAAATCCCCGTATTCTTCCAAAAGGGTCGCCGCCGTTTTAGGTCCTATTCCTTTTACACCGGGTACGTTATCGGAGGAATCTCCTATCAAAGAAAGAAAATCCAGCATCAGTTCGGGTTCGACTCCCCATTGCTCTTTTACTTCATCTTTGCCGCAAGGCTCCCAAGGTTTGACCTTGCCCGGTTTTATCATAGTTACGGTGCCGCCTATAAGCTGCATTAAATCCTTATCGCCTGAAATTATAACGCTTTTTCTGTTTTCGGTTTTTGCCTTTGCGCAAACCGAGGCTATAATATCATCCGCTTCAAATCCGTTACAACGTATTATCGGCAAATTCATAGCTTTTAATATTTCTTCTATTTTGTCGATTTGATTGTGTAAATCTTCCGGAGTTTTATCCCGCGTGGCCTTGTACTCCGAATATAGTTTATGCCTGAAAGTAGGGGTTTTCGAGTCGAGGGCTGCAATAAAAAGCTTCGGATTATATTCCTTTAAAATAACATGAAGGCTTTTAAAAAATCCGTAAAGTGCGGATACATTTTCGCCGCGGCTGTTTGTAAGCGGTCTTGAAAGAAATGCAAAATACGAGCGGTAAATAAGCCCGTAAGAGTCTAAGATATAAATGGGAGATTTTTCCGTTTTATTTGCCATGTTACAAAGTATAACACAAAAGGGATAAAAAAAATAGGGCTTCGGATTTAAACGGTTAAAGTATATTTTTTAAATACTCATTTTTGCAATATACTTTACAATTTATATGCAGCAGTGTATAATAACTGCTATACGATAAAATATTTTTAAATTCGTATATATAAAAAATTTATTTTTGCAGTTTTAAATGAAACCGTTTTTTCAATATTTAACTTTTATTTTAATAATACTTTTTTGTTTTTCCTGTAATAAAAATACGAATAAAAATAGTGAAGAAAATATTCCCGTTTTTTTTACATGGGAAGCTGAAGGAATTGTACCGAATAAAACAAACTTTGTAAAACCGGAAAAAGAGCTTCCTGAAGGAGTTTTTCCATGGGCCGGAACCGTAAGTCATCATCTTTTAGCGGATTCATTAATTGACGAATGGTTTTCCCGGCTGGCCTCGGCACGTGATATAAAAATTTTTTTATATTTTAAGTCCTTCTCATTGGAAACTTTCCGTTTATGACTGGGCTTTAACTGACGGTAAATGGAAAACAAAAAACGGTTTTGTCGAATCGTCAAAAGAACATACCGAAAGTTTATCAAAGGCTTTGGACGTTCCGTATGACCACAGGGTCTTTAAGTACGAACACGGAGTTTCCGTTTTAATTCCATATATAAAAAAATATTTTCCGGAAGCAAAGGTCGCAGCATTGGCTCTTTGGGGAGAGCCTCCTGTAAATACGGTTAAAACAAAAAAACTGGCTAAGGTAATTGCGGAGCATTTTAATATACAAGATAAAGATTCTTTTTTACTTATTTCTTCGGATTTTTCACATAAAAGTAATTTGAAAAAAACGGAAAAAAAAGATGCAAAGACAAGGTTCTTCTTTGAAAATATTACGTCTTTACATTGGACTTCCTGTATTTGCGATAACCGCCCTTCAATATATGTTCTTTCAACATTTATAACCGAAAAAACGCAGTGTACCGTCCAAAGAAAGGCAACCTCATACGATTTGGACGATACGGGAAATACTGAAGATATAACGAGTTATTTTTTTACTTTTTTTTGGGAAAAAGAATAAACATATATACCTTTTACTGCCCTTGATTTTTCTATCTTATAATGATAATATCGAAAAAACTTTTTTAAAAGGAGCGGCAGGAAAATGCGTGCTGTTGATATTATAATGAAAAAACGGGGGTTTAAGGGGGCCGACCTTTTACCTCTTACACGTGAAGAAATAGAGTTTATCGTATCGGGTTATGTAAAAGGCGAAATTCCCGATTATCAAATTTCAGCTTGGCTTATGGCGGTTTACTTTAACGGAATGACCTTTGAAGAAACCGCAGCTCTTACCGAAATAATGCTTCACTCAGGTGCCGTTATGGATTTATCAGGCATAACAGGCCCCTTTGTAGATAAACATTCGACGGGAGGCGTAGGAGATAAACTTTCTCTTCCGCTTGCTCCCATTGTTGCAGCTAACGGAATAAGGGTTCCTATGATGAGCGGAAGAGCCTTGGGGCATACGGGCGGAACCTTAGATAAACTTGAAGCCATTACGGGTTATAGAACCAATCTTAATATAGAAGAATTTAGAAATTTTATTTCTAAAACGGGCTTTGCAATGACGGGGCAAACTAAAGAAATCGTTCCCGCCGACAGACTGATGTATGCAATGCGCGATGTTACGGCAACAGTTGAATCCGTCCCGCTTATTACGGCAAGTATTTTATCGAAAAAAGTTGCGGAAGGCTCCGAAGCTCTGGTTTTCGATGTAAAGTGCGGCAGCGGAGCTTTTATGAAAACCCTTGAACAGGCGGAAGCCCTTGCAGTCAGTCTTACGGGAACCGCAAAGGCTATGGGAAAAAAGGCTACCGCATTTATTACAAATATGAATGAGCCCTTAGGAAATACCGTAGGTAATTTTTTGGAAATTGAAGAAACAATAGATATTTTACAAGGCAAAGGTCCTGAAGATACGACTTCTCTTACACTAAAACTCGCTTCGGAAATGCTTATTTTAGGCGGCAAGGCGAAAACGGAAGACGACGGCTTACGGCTTGCAAAAGAAGCCGTTTCTTCCGGCAAAGCTTACGAACTTTTTATGCAAAATGTGGAATTGCAGGGCGGAAATACAAAAGCTCTCTTAGAGGAAGTAAAAAAACGCAGAAGTCCGTTTGTTGAAAGCCTTATTGCGGAACAGGACGGCTATATTGAAAGTATAGATGCCTTTAAAACCGGGCTTGCCGGCGTAAACTTGGGCGTCGGAAGAAACAAAACAACCGATTCGGTATGTCCCGATGCAGGTATGGAAATTTTAAAGCATAAAGGAGATACGGTCAAAAAAGGGGACGTAATTATGAACGTCTACGGAAAAAATTCCGAGTGTTTGACAGGTGCAATAAAGATTTTAAAGGATTCCGTAAAATATTCTTCTTCCGCTCCTTCAAAGGAAGCCCTTATTTTTAAGGTGATTACACAAAGCTGAATTTGACTGAAAAAAAGCGGTAATAATTTTTAAGTTGGAATTTAAAATAATACTTAAAAAAAATTACCGCTTTCAAATTTTTTATTCTCTTTCGGTTAAAAGCCGTTTTTAATCGATTGCCTAATTTACTTAAGGGTTGTAATTCCGTATTGCATTTAAAAGGTTTTTATCTTTTAATTTCATTAAATCCGCAATACGGTATAAGTACTTCAGGAATTTTGATTGAGCCGTCGGCTTGTTGGTAGTTTTCCAAAATTGCAATCATGGCACGCGACATTGCAATTGCCGTTCCGTTTAAGGTATGAAGGAATTTATTTTTCCCGTCATCGTCTTTATAACGGATATTTAATCTTCTGGCTTGATAGTCCGTACAGTTGGAGGTTGAAGTTACTTCTCCCCATTCGCCGCCGTTTCTACCCGGCATCCACGCTTCCAAATCCCACTTGCGGTAAGCGGGTGCCCCCAAATCTCCCGTGCAGGTATCTACGACACGGAACGGAATTCCCAGGTTTTCAAATATTTCTTCCTCTATAAGACGAAGCTCTTCATGTATTTTGTCGGATTCTTCCGGTGTACAATAAACAAACATTTCCAATTTGGAAAACTGATGAACTCGGTATAGTCCTTTTGAAAATTGGCCCGCCGCTCCGGCCTCTCTTCTGAAGCAGTGAGAAATTCCGCAGTATTTTAACGGAAGTTTTTCTTTTTTGATAATTTCGTCCGCATGGTATCCGCCCAAAGTAATTTCCGCAGTAGCTACCAAACACGTGCCTTCATCTTCAATAGTATAAACATTCGATTCTTCGCCTCTCGGATTAAATCCTATACCATATAGGATTTCTTCTTTTGCAACATCAGGCGTTATAAAAGGAATAAATCCGTGTTTACGCAAAACGGAAAGCCCGTACATTGTAAGAGCTTGTTCCAAAAAGACGGTCTCTAATTTTTTTAAAATAATAAGTAAATTTTAAACCGCCTACGTAAAACCTTTTCGGTTCCGGCTTACAAAGTCTAATTAAGTACCAACGGTCCGCCTACCCAATTGAACGTGGTCTTTAGGTTCAAAGTTAAAAGAGGGCATGGCGGCCTTTGAGCGTTTTACTTCAAGGTTATCCGTATCTTCTTTTCCTACCGGAGCTTCAGGGTGTGCCATATTGGGAATTTTGCTTACGGCTTCATGCAAAGCTTTTTCGGCTTCAGTCAATTCGGCTTCCGTTTGAGCAATTTTTTCTTTTATGTCTTTTCCGGTATCGATTAACCTCTGTCTTTCTTCGGCGGAAAGTTTTTGCTTCATCGACAGAGAATTTTCGTTTCTATCCTTTTGCAAATTCTGCAAAGACGTAACCAAACGGGTACGTTTATCGTAAAGTTCTACAGCCTTATCGGCGTCCGCCGTCATATGGCGGTTTGCGATATTCCGTTTAACTGCATCTAAATTTTCTTTAATGAATTTATAATCTAACATTGAAATATTTTACTTCTTATTGTTATACTTGTCAAGCGGAAACTTAGGGCTTTATCATATCTTCTAAAATACCTGCTGCCGTCATAATTGCATTGGGGCATACTCTTTGAATTGTGCCGTCTTCAAAGGCTTTTTTTAATACGGTATCATCGGAAATATCTACACCGAGTAAGTCGATACATTTAAGCGAATTCATTTTTTTTTATAAATTCCCTGTTGAATTCGTTTACTCTTGATTTCATCATACTGCGGTGATTTTCCGCGTCGCTTCCGAATGCCAACCCTAATACCATATAAGCGCCCAAAGCGGCACCGCAAGTGTTGCCGGTAAAAAGACCGCTTTCAAAGGCCTCCGCGATGCGTTTTGCCTGAATTTCATTTAGCCGATACTTTTCGGCGAAATAAAGAAGAACCGCCTGACTGCAATTACATCCGTTACCTAAAAACGAAAAAAGTTTTTCTTTGTCCATACTCTTATCCTCTTTATAAAAATTTATATAAGAGCTTATAAAACTTAGATTTTTATAAGCCTTACTTATTTTGTGTGCCTTTTAAATTTATATTTAAGCACATTTTTTGCGTAATTTAAAGAAACCTCTTCATGAACTTCTAAAATTTCGGATAAAAAATTTTTGATATTTTTTAATCCGTAGGTTTTAAAAATACCCGAACATGAAGAGCAATAAGTATAAATATTTTTTTCCCATGCTTTATGAAGCATTTTCTTAGTTTCTTCGATTATATCTTCTTCATATTTTTTTGCGCCTCCGCCTAAACCGCAACAGTTTATTTTTTTATACGGCTCGTTGTATCCGTCAATATAATGTAAGATAAATTGAAAAATTTCCCTGCTATATCTGTCCGAACAGGGGAAAAAAATCGAAGGAGTATCTTTTATTTTTTTGCCTATACCGTTTTCATATAAAAATTGAAATACGCTTATTACATTTACATTTAATTTCCGTTTTAAAAGATGATAACAATTGGGACAGGCACAAATAAGCGTTTTTGTATTATTGTGTTCCAACATATTTTCTATATTTGAAAATTTTGCATTGCCTCCTTGTTCATATACGGGTTTTTTACAGCAGTCTACTGAAAAATCTATTCCCATTTTTTTACAAATATCTATTAACTTTTCGGAAGTTTTCGGATAAAACCCGGGATAATTGCAACCCAAAAATAAAAGAGTATCGGTTTTTCTTTTAGGAAGATTTTTAAACTTATAATCATTTTTTAAAAATTCCGTTTTAAGTGTATTTTCAGGTTGTGACTTACGCAATTCAAAAGCAATTTCAGTACCGGATAAATCTTTAGGGCATACGGATTTGCATTTACCGCACATAAAACAACGGTAGCGTAAATCGGTTTTGTATGTAAATTCTTTTAAATTCATATTATATTTTTGAAGAAAAAGGCAATTTTTTTTGCATAAATTACAGTCTATACATTCCAGTCTTGTTTTTTTAATCATTTATTTTTCTCCCGTTCGTATATTTTCATACGAGTTATAAATATCATAAATATTTTTTCCTTTTCTGAACTGATGCTGCAATATTTGCATTTTTATAACCGTTTTTATTATTCCGTTTTTTTTAAACCGTCTTGCCGAAGTGATTATAGGCAAATTTAAAACTTTTACATTTATATTTTCTTTTTTTAAATGTAAAGATAATTTATAATCTTCCATTATCGGAACTGACGGAAATCCTCCGAGTTTTATAAAAGTGCTTTTTCGTATAAAAAAGCCCTGGTCTCCGAATATGATTTTACGTATTTTAACACGTAATGTAGAAAGAAATGCCGTTATAATCATTATTATATTTTGGGAATCGAATTTTAATTTAAAACAGCCTGCTTCCGCATCGGAATTTTCTATTGCGTAAATACTGTTTTTTATGAAGGATACTGTCCGCATGAATAAACCATAGATATTCTCCTTGAGCATATTTTACGGCGGCATTCATTTGGTTCGACCTTAATTTTGTTTCCCGTATTTTTTTATATTCAATCAAATTATATGTGTTATCGGTGCTGAAACCGTCGGAAAAAATTACTTCATAATTGCCTTGCAATTTTTTTATATTGTTTTGAACGGCAACTACGGTTTTTTCTTCATTATAAACGGGAATTATTATCGTTACCATTTGCTCTTTCTTTATCTTTTTTTAAATGTATTTTTAATAAAATTCCTGAAATTGCGGTAAGCAGCAAAAACAGAATTACCGAAACGGTAAAGCCGATGCTTTTAATGTTTAAAAGCTTATCTCCCATATTTAAAAAAATTATTGTACCGGGGATAATACCTATTATGGTGGAAATTATATAATTTCTATAATGTATTCCCGTAAGTCCTGCAAGATAATTTATAAGATTATATGATACAAGCGGTACAAGACGCATAATAAAAAAAATATATGTTAAACCTTTTTGATTTTCATTAATCAGTTTTTTTTGTAAATCTTTTTTTGTTACTTTGTAAATAAAGTTTTCGAAAAAATCTTTTGCAGTATATCTTGCACAAAAAAACATAATAGTTGAATTGATAACGGCTCCTATAAGTGTATAAATTGTGCCGTGAAGCACTCCGAATAAAATTCCCGCTGCAAGTGCAAGAGGCGGTACGGGAAACAAAAAAGCCGGCAAAACGGAAAAGAGTATAACATATACAAATGGAGAGTATATGCCGAAACTTTCTATTTTGCTTCTTATTTCCGCAGGCGGAAAATATTTTAATACATAAAATGAAGTTAAAATTATTATAAAAATAAAAATGATTTTAACTATTTGCTTTTTTTTCATGTTTTTCGTTATACAGTTTTTTCCCTACATATATAATAATGCTTAATGCAAACAGGATTAATAAGCCTACCATAAGTTTTTGAGCTCCTCCTGAAAGAGTTCCTCCCACATAAGAATATACAACGGTTGCAGGTAATTGTCCTATGCCGGTAGCAATAAAAAAAGACCGAAAACTCATAGGTGTAAGTCCGGCCGCATAACTTATAGGGTCGAAGGGTACAAACGGCAAAAGGCGGGCAACAAGAATTGTCTGTTTTCCGTATCGGTTAAAAAATTCGTCTACCGATTTTAATGCACTTTTACTTACAAGTTTTTCAGTAATATCTCTTCCTAAGATACGCGCAAGATAAAAACAAAGCGCCGCTCCAGCCATAGCCGAGCTCCATGAAAGAATCGCTCCTTTTACCCAGCCGAATATTGCCGCGTTTGAAAGCGTAATCAAAAACGCCGGTATCGGAGCAAGGACGGCTTGAAGCATCATCAAGAAAAATGAGATAACGGCGGCATATGCTCCGTAGCTTCTTATGTATTCTATAACTCCGTCTATTCGGGCGCCCGCCGTTGATAACACTTTTATTGCCTTATTTATATTTGTGTTAACCGCAGGAACAAAAAAATAAACAGCAATAAAAGATAAAAGAGAGACAATTAAAATAAATTTTGCAATATGTTTTTTAAACATCGTATACCTCGTAAAAATTATTATATATATATTTTAAGAATTCAACACCGATAAATTTTTTGATTTTTTCGAATGTTTCGCTATTTGATAAGGTTCTGTTATTTTCATATTCCACGCGGGCCATACTGCACCATGTAATTCCGCGCAGACAATTAAAAATCATATATTTATCCAATTTTTTCCTGTTAATTTTTCCGTATCGCTCATACAAAGATAAAAAATCTTTTATTTCATCTTCGGATAATATCTTTTCCGTTTTCCAGTTCGTAGTGGTGGGTACTAAAAAATGAGCAATGTCCTGTTCGCGCTCTCCTATCAAAGGTTTTTCCCAATCAATAATATAGCTTTTTTCTTTTGAGTCGCCTATTATAAAATTACGGTTGTTTAATTCAGTGTTAATAATACATTCTTTTTCAAGATTGTCATCAAGTCCTAATTTTTTTGCAATATTAAAAAATTTTTCTATAAATTCTACCGCCCGCTCTTCCCTGTTTTCCCAATTTTTATAATAAGAATACATTTCACCGCATTCTTTAAACATTGCTTTAAACGGGTTTTTTACACAGATAAGATTTTTACATGTAAAAGCGTGATTATGAATTTTAGCCAATAAAAAAGCCGCCGTTTCCATATCGGTATCGTAATTAAGCGGTCTTCCTTCCAGGTACTCCATAATTAAGCTGCCGTATGGAAGATATTTACCGCATAATGTGTAACTGTATGCTTTAGGAGTTACTCCCGTTTTTTCAAGCTCTTTTAAAGCATTAAATTCATATTCTATCTGCTTATTTCCCAAGTGGAGCTGACTTGCAATATTAATTCGGAAGACATATTTTTCATTAAACAAATAATTTATATTGTATTCGCCTTGACCTATCAGTTTTACCGAGTCCGTTTTCAGTTCTTCGGTTATTAAATCTTCTTTTGTATCCAAATCTTTTACAACCGGCAATTCGGTATATGTTAATTTTTTTTGAGCAATTGATTTTAAGGTGTCGGCATATACGTTGGAGGTACTGAATGTTATTCCGCTAAAGATATTGTAAGCGGTTTTCATTCCGATTATGCCGTAACCTCCGTCTTTTGAAGGTGCTATGACAATATCCGTCTTATCTAAAGCTTTAAAAGCGTCTTGCAGATTTTCTTTTGTAATATTTACTAAGTCTGAACCGATTAAAATTACTTTTTCCGAATGTTCAAGTTCGGCTTTTAAGGCATTAAACATCTTATCGCCCAATCCGTTTCCTTCCTGTAATTTAAATTCGGTTTTTGCTCCTGTATTTAAAAATAAAAGATTTTCTTTTTTACCCGAATAATATATGCTTACAGTTATACCCGTATCGATTGCCGTATAAAAATTTTCTTTAATCAGTTTTACGGTTAAAGCGTATATTTGCTCTTGAGACATAAATCCTTTTAAACGGCTTTTACCGAAACCGGGTTCAGGCGCCTTGGTAAAAAATATAATCTTGTTTTGCATAAAAGTAAAGCCGTTTAAAATTAAACGGCTTATTGTTTTCGTTATTTTATAAGTTTAAATTCACCGTATTCTTTTGTACCGTCCAAACTGTTAATTGCCGTGTAACCGGCGGCTGCAAGTTTTTCCGCAACATCAAAGGAGCGGTTACCTGAATAACAATATGTTATAACCGCTTTATCCGAAGGAAGTTCGGCAAATTTTGATTCTACAGTATCGGCGGAGGCATGTATTGCGCCCTGTAAATGACCTGCGGTATAATCTTTTTCGTCGCGGGCATCTACGATAGAGTACAGTCCGGTATCCGCAAGCTCCTGCAATGTTTTACCGCGGATATTTGCAACCTTTGTCAGTGTCGTATAATTGTATTCGCTGACACCACGGGCGTTATAAATTTTATTAAATCCGTGTTTTTCCAAAATTTCCGCCGCCTTTTGACTTCTTTTGCCGCTTCTGCAAATTGTAACTACATTTTTATCTTTTAAGTCCTCAATTTCCGCAATGCGGTTTTCAATTTCGTTTACGCTGATATTGACTGCATATCTTACATGTCCTTCGGCATATTCATCAGGCTCTCTTACATCGATTACGAAATATTTTTCTTTTTCTTTTTTGTCGTTCATAATCTTATCGAGAGCTTCTCCCGTCATTTGGTTGATTTTAGATTTCGAGTTATCTTCGGTACATGAAGTAACGAGGACACAGCCGAGCAGCAATGCTAAACATAATTTGAACTTGTTCATAAATTCGGTTCTCCTTAAAATATTAAGTATAATGTAGCTTATTTTTCATTTTTAGTCAATATATTATAATAAATTTATAGTTTTTTTTAATAAACGGTATTTATGAAGTTAAATACATCAACAATTCGATTACGTTTAAGGAAAGATTTCCGTTTATATGCTTAACTGAAACTGTAATTTTTATTTTTAAGCTATCTCGGCGGCGGGGTTCCACACCTTGCCGCTTCCGTTATCTTTTTCAAGAGCGGCTGAACATTCACCGCGGACAAAGGCATATTCCGTTTCTTTATTTTCATACTCTATAATTTTGTTTTGCACGAGTTCAATCATTTTATTTTTGTTTTCGGGAAGAAAACCTCTTACCCTGAATTCCAAAAAATCGTGAAATCCGTCATAAAAAACCGAATAATTTTCTTTATTGCATAAAACTTCTAAAAGTCTTTTTTCTTCTTTAAGGTTTGAAAGTTCATCCGATGCCTTATAATTGCCGTTTTTAATATCTTTATATAAAGGGACTTCGTTATGAAGAAACATAGAAAAATTTATTATGCGGATAGGCTTTGTTTTGTTTAAAAATGCCGCCGTAGCTTCGGCATTTTCTATGCTTCTGCCGCTTCCTGCAATTCCCGTCATAATATGGGCGCCGAAGGTATAACCGGCCTTGTTTATTCGTCCGGCGGCCTCTTCGGCTTCGGCAGTACCGTGGTCTTTATTCATGAATTTTAAAACATCATCTAAACCGCTTTCTATTCCGATGTATAAGCATCGTATTCCTTCGGAATAAAGTTTTTTAAGTTCCGTATCGGTTTTTTGCAAAATACTTGTAACTGTAGCGTCGGTATTTATACAGTTACAATCTGGAAAATATTTGTGAATTAAATTTAATATTTTTAATAACCTGTCCGTTTTTAAGCCGAAAGCGTTCCCGTCGCCGAGAAAGATTTTAGCGGGATTTCCTTTTATGCTTTTTATACGTAAAAGTTCTTCTTCAATTTTTTCAAGCGGAAGTTCTCTATATTTTATATTGCGGAATAAGGCACAGAATTTACATTTGTTATACGAACAGCCTGTCATTATAGGAAGTTTAAAAGAAGCCCTTTCCATAGGGGGTGTACAAATTTTACCTTCATACTCCATATATTCCTCCTGCTTAATTTAAATTATACTCCCTTTTTTAAAATATATCTATATGGGAGCTTTTAAAAACGGAAATTTTTAGAAGCTTTCTTTTATTTTACATGCAGCGGACGGTTCTTGTATATTCTTTCTTTTTATTTTATACTGAAAAAATGGACAGTATAACACACGCTTCAAATGCCGAAGTTATTTCGGTAATAAAATCTTTTTTGATTAGCCATTTTACATTTTCAACTGTTGTAAGTTATGCGCTTTTTTTTCTGCTGATTGTATTTTTACTTGTTTTTTTTAAAACGATAAATAAATTGGCTTCTAAATTTACTGCAAAAAAATGCTCGGTACAAACTCAGCATCTTATAAAAAAAGTTATACACTATATAGGTATTATAGTTATAATTTCTACCGTTTTTAAAAGACTCGGCATTAATTTAACCGCTTTATTGGGTGCTGCCGGTATTGCAGGTATTGCAATAGGTTTTGCAGCTCAAACTTCCGTTGCAAATGTTATTTCGGGTCTTTTTGTTATGGGTGAAAAAGCTTTTGAAATAGGAAATATTATTCAGATAAATGATATAATGGGTACCGTAGAAGCCATAGACTTGTTGTCCGTTACTTTAAAAACTTTCGACCATCAGGCGGTACGTATTCCGAATGAAACCGTTATAAAAGCGAATTTAATTAATTACTCAAGATACCCCTATTGGCGCGTAAAAATGGATATTTCGGTGGCATACGGCACGGATTTAAAAAAAGCTGAAGAGGTTTTACTGTGTGCTGCAAAAACAATTGAATTTACTCTTACCGACCCGCCTCCCTTTGTGCGGTGGAACGGTTTTAAAGATTCCGCAATTACTTGTACGCTGCACGCATGGGCTTTAAATGAAAATTTCGGAAAATTGCAAAATGCTCTTTATCTTGCCGTAAATGAACGGTTTAAACAAGCAGGAATTACAATCCCGTTTCCGCAGTTGGATATACATATTGATAGGGAGGGGCAAAGTACGCCTGATGAAAATATGACGGTATAATTACGGAGTATTTTTATATTTGTCAATATATTTTAATAAATTTACATCTTTTTTAATAAAAATACTTGACTATTATTATACCGATATTTATACTCTTTATGTTTTAATTATCTTAAACTGAAGAGGTTGATTATGTTTAATGCGGGCCTTTTGTTTTGGGGCTTTTTAATCGTATACGGACTGGTAATGACGGTTTTTTCCCCTAAAGCTGTAAGTTTGGGCGGTTTTTTTAGAGGAGAGGATAAAAAAGGTCGGGAAAGTTCTCCTTTTATGTTGACGGCAAGTATTTTTATAAGCTGGATATTTGCAAAATCGGTTACCAATGCGGCAAATTTAGGTGCCGCATACGGCATTGTCGGAGGTATAGCATATGCGATATATTGGCTTTGTATTCCGTTGGCGGGTTTTGCAATATACAGATTGCGTAAAAAATATGCCGCTTCCGGTTTGGTAAGTTTTTTAACGGATAACTACGGTAAAGGAGCTGCCATAGCTTTTTCCGCAGCAATTTTAATACGTTTGTTTAATGAGGTATGGAGCAACACTTCAGTAGTAGGAGGGTATTACGGTAAAACGGGAAGCGGCGAATTTATTATAGCTGCAAGTCTGTTTACTTTTATAACTCTTGTATACTCAATGCGCGGAGGCCTTAGAAGCTCTATAGTAACCGATGCAATTCAAGCGGTTATTTTCGTATTCTTCGTTGCATGGATAATAGCTATTATTCTTCCAAATCATTCAATAGGCACTTTTATAAGTTCCGGTAATTGGAAATTAGATGCAGGCGTTGATATGCTTTTAGTTTCCGTTTTGCAAATTTTCAGCTATCCGTTTCATG is drawn from Treponema pedis and contains these coding sequences:
- the amrB gene encoding AmmeMemoRadiSam system protein B; translated protein: MLSPSHWKLSVYDWALTDGKWKTKNGFVESSKEHTESLSKALDVPYDHRVFKYEHGVSVLIPYIKKYFPEAKVAALALWGEPPVNTVKTKKLAKVIAEHFNIQDKDSFLLISSDFSHKSNLKKTEKKDAKTRFFFENITSLHWTSCICDNRPSIYVLSTFITEKTQCTVQRKATSYDLDDTGNTEDITSYFFTFFWEKE
- a CDS encoding thymidine phosphorylase, producing the protein MRAVDIIMKKRGFKGADLLPLTREEIEFIVSGYVKGEIPDYQISAWLMAVYFNGMTFEETAALTEIMLHSGAVMDLSGITGPFVDKHSTGGVGDKLSLPLAPIVAANGIRVPMMSGRALGHTGGTLDKLEAITGYRTNLNIEEFRNFISKTGFAMTGQTKEIVPADRLMYAMRDVTATVESVPLITASILSKKVAEGSEALVFDVKCGSGAFMKTLEQAEALAVSLTGTAKAMGKKATAFITNMNEPLGNTVGNFLEIEETIDILQGKGPEDTTSLTLKLASEMLILGGKAKTEDDGLRLAKEAVSSGKAYELFMQNVELQGGNTKALLEEVKKRRSPFVESLIAEQDGYIESIDAFKTGLAGVNLGVGRNKTTDSVCPDAGMEILKHKGDTVKKGDVIMNVYGKNSECLTGAIKILKDSVKYSSSAPSKEALIFKVITQS
- a CDS encoding C-GCAxxG-C-C family protein produces the protein MDKEKLFSFLGNGCNCSQAVLLYFAEKYRLNEIQAKRIAEAFESGLFTGNTCGAALGAYMVLGLAFGSDAENHRSMMKSRVNEFNREFIKKNEFA
- a CDS encoding (Fe-S)-binding protein, with translation MIKKTRLECIDCNLCKKNCLFLQKYNMNLKEFTYKTDLRYRCFMCGKCKSVCPKDLSGTEIAFELRKSQPENTLKTEFLKNDYKFKNLPKRKTDTLLFLGCNYPGFYPKTSEKLIDICKKMGIDFSVDCCKKPVYEQGGNAKFSNIENMLEHNNTKTLICACPNCYHLLKRKLNVNVISVFQFLYENGIGKKIKDTPSIFFPCSDRYSREIFQFILHYIDGYNEPYKKINCCGLGGGAKKYEEDIIEETKKMLHKAWEKNIYTYCSSCSGIFKTYGLKNIKNFLSEILEVHEEVSLNYAKNVLKYKFKRHTK
- a CDS encoding glycosyltransferase, coding for MVTIIIPVYNEEKTVVAVQNNIKKLQGNYEVIFSDGFSTDNTYNLIEYKKIRETKLRSNQMNAAVKYAQGEYLWFIHADSILHKKQYLRNRKFRCGSRLF
- a CDS encoding TVP38/TMEM64 family protein encodes the protein MKKKQIVKIIFIFIIILTSFYVLKYFPPAEIRSKIESFGIYSPFVYVILFSVLPAFLFPVPPLALAAGILFGVLHGTIYTLIGAVINSTIMFFCARYTAKDFFENFIYKVTKKDLQKKLINENQKGLTYIFFIMRLVPLVSYNLINYLAGLTGIHYRNYIISTIIGIIPGTIIFLNMGDKLLNIKSIGFTVSVILFLLLTAISGILLKIHLKKDKERANGNDNNSRL
- a CDS encoding TVP38/TMEM64 family protein, which gives rise to MFKKHIAKFILIVSLLSFIAVYFFVPAVNTNINKAIKVLSTAGARIDGVIEYIRSYGAYAAVISFFLMMLQAVLAPIPAFLITLSNAAIFGWVKGAILSWSSAMAGAALCFYLARILGRDITEKLVSKSALKSVDEFFNRYGKQTILVARLLPFVPFDPISYAAGLTPMSFRSFFIATGIGQLPATVVYSYVGGTLSGGAQKLMVGLLILFALSIIIYVGKKLYNEKHEKKANS
- a CDS encoding TIGR04282 family arsenosugar biosynthesis glycosyltransferase; translation: MQNKIIFFTKAPEPGFGKSRLKGFMSQEQIYALTVKLIKENFYTAIDTGITVSIYYSGKKENLLFLNTGAKTEFKLQEGNGLGDKMFNALKAELEHSEKVILIGSDLVNITKENLQDAFKALDKTDIVIAPSKDGGYGIIGMKTAYNIFSGITFSTSNVYADTLKSIAQKKLTYTELPVVKDLDTKEDLITEELKTDSVKLIGQGEYNINYLFNEKYVFRINIASQLHLGNKQIEYEFNALKELEKTGVTPKAYSYTLCGKYLPYGSLIMEYLEGRPLNYDTDMETAAFLLAKIHNHAFTCKNLICVKNPFKAMFKECGEMYSYYKNWENREERAVEFIEKFFNIAKKLGLDDNLEKECIINTELNNRNFIIGDSKEKSYIIDWEKPLIGEREQDIAHFLVPTTTNWKTEKILSEDEIKDFLSLYERYGKINRKKLDKYMIFNCLRGITWCSMARVEYENNRTLSNSETFEKIKKFIGVEFLKYIYNNFYEVYDV